Sequence from the [Bacteroides] pectinophilus genome:
AAAATAGCTGTCCCAATACTGATTCGAAAAATCTCTTTTATACGAAGAATCATAGTGAACTACTGCCTCAAAATCATCATATCTGTGCTTTTCTTCATATTGTTCCTGCTCTTTTCTCCTTCGCTCTTGTTCAGCTTCATCTCGTTCCTTATCATATCGGAATGATAACCGACAGCTCTTTTTTTCTGTTTCCATTATCTGCCTTGAAAAGATACTGCATTCCTGTTCATATTTTTTATTATATGGTTGTTTAGCTGCAATACTCTTTTCTATGTCATCATATTCATCCAGTATTTTTTGTAGATATGACACCATCGGTGTCAGTGACTTCTTTCTGTACCACTGTGCCCACGAATTTGCAAAACTAATGGCATCTTCGTTTTCCAGATTCTTTATAAATCTATGTTTTGGTGCAGTCATATCCGCCACCATAGCAGCTATTTTTTCTCTGCCATATTTTTTTACAAGTTTTTCTTTATCATCATACGAATATTTTCTGTCCAATTCGGGTCTTTGTTTTGGAAACGCTAACCCATTCGGAACTAAATAATCATTGCCGTAATTTCTTTCGTAATGATACTTCTCCTTACAACTGTCACAGAAAATCTCAACTGCCGTATCATTCTCTTTTTCCTGTCCCCAGTCATTTGACAAATATATTCTGTAAAATTGCAAATAGCCTTTTCCACAAGCACATTTTGCACTATATGGTTTTCTGTAATCTTCTTCATATGACATAGAACATCACTTCCTTCCCAAGTCCACAAACATATAAAAACATATTAAGATTTTACCATAACCCAAACAAAAAAGACAGCCGTCTGACTGCCTTAATTGTACTCTGCATATGCACCTATCTGTATCTGAAGTGCCACGGTGATCTGTTCCATGACCACGTCATCCAGCACTTCCCCGATTCTTTCTCCGAGCCTTGTTTTATCAAGGGTTTCCACCTGTTCCGCCAGTGCCATGCTCGGTTTATTCAGACCGCTGCTTTTCTTCAGCGGGATCTGCACATGGGTCGGAAGATACTTCTTTTTCCACACCCTTGCCGAAAGCGGAATGACCGTAACCACAGGTGAATGCTTATTTGCCTTATTATTGCTTACTACCAATGCCGGACGCACACCGCCCTGTTCGCTTCCGGCCTTCTCTCCGAAATCCACATAATAAATATCTCCACGCTTACACATAAAAACCTCCTATCCGAGGACAAAGGCTTCCACCTGTCTGTCCCTCAGTTCATACTGTTTATCCAGTTCCTTCAATGCTGCTTTCCTGTATTTCCCGATCATCGTATGGCTCACATGGTATCTTTCCATCATGATGTCCCATGTCATGTCCTCATCCAGAAGATCCGTGATAATGCTTCTATGTCTTTCATCCAGTCCGTTCACTGCATGCTCGAAAAAATCCAGTTCTTCTTTCAGGAACATATATCTGTGGAAAAGGAAATCGTACCACTCGTCATTTTCCCGTTCCATTGCCGCCTTATACTTGATTGCTATGTTTGCCGTTTTATCGGAAAGAGTGCTCGTCTGCACCCTTTCCCCGTCCTGATGGGAATAAAGCATGGAATCGATCATGTCCTGTTCGCTCACTCCCTGAAACTGACGGAGCTGGAACTCAGTCACGGTCAGTTCCTTTTTCATGTTCTTATATTCCTTCATCATTACTTCTGCCGTCATCCGTCATACCTCCAATCCTTGCCTTTACTGCTTCTATCATTGCATTCTGTGTAGTATCCTTTTTTTCAATTGCCCGGAGGATATCTTCATCGACCGTTCCTTCTGTCACCAGATGCTCTATGATGACCGTGTGTTTCTGTCCCTGTCTGTAAAGTCTGGCATTTAACTGCTGATACAGTTCAAGGGACCATGTAAGCGAGAACCACACGATGGTCGAACCGCCTTCCTGAAGATTCAGTCCGTGTCCTGCCGATGCCGGATGGATCAGTGCCACCGGGATTTTCCCTTCATTCCAGTCCTCGATGTCCTTCTTGGTATTGATATCCCTTGCCGGAAACCGTTTTAATATCCTCTCCCTGTCATGCTTGAACCAGTATGCAACCAGAAGCGGTTTCCCGTTTGCCGATTCAATCAGGTCTTCCAGTGCATCCAGTTTTCTGTCATGGATATTACGGACATTGCCGGATTCATCATAGACCGCACCGTTTGCCATCTGCTGGAGCTTGTTGCTTAAGGCTGCTGCATTTACCGCATCGATGTCCTGTCCTTCCCCGTATTCGAGGATCATTTCATCTGCCATCCTGTCATAAAGCCCCTGTTCGGATTCCGACATGGAAACGGACACCCGGTTGCTCACGCATTCCGGCATATCAAGATAATCCACGGCTTTCATGGAAATGCTGATATCGGAAATCAGTTCATATATTTTTTCTTCTGCCCCTTCCCTCGGTTTATAGGAAAAAATGATCTCACGATTCCGCTTATCCGGCAGAAAGAACCTGTCACGGTAGCCGCCGATATATCTTCCAAGCCTCTGCCCCATATCAAGGATTCCGATCTCTGCCCATAAGTCCATGAGGTTTCCCGGTGTTCCCGTAAGCCCGACCACACGTTTTGCCATCGGCCTTACTTTTTTCAGGTCTTTGAACCTCTGTGCCTTCGGGGACTTGAAGCTCGACAGTTCATCAATGATGACCATGTCAAAATCAAAAAATATGTTTTTTGTCATCCAAGAAACATTGTCCCTTCCGATGATCGTCACATCGGCTCCTGACAGAAGTGCTTCCTTTCTCTGCTCTGCAGTTCCCATTGCCACGGCAAATGTCATGCCGTAAAGATGCTCCCACTTTTTTATCTCTGCCGGCCATGTGGTCTCTGCCACACGCTTCGGTGCTATCACCAAGATCCGTCTTACTTCAAAATAGTCAAACAGCAGAAGCCACAGTGCCGTAAGCGTGATGACCGTTTTGCCAAGTCCCATATCAAGGATAAGGCAGCTCACGGGATGTTCGATTATAAAATCTGTTGCATACTGCTGATAATCATGTGCTTTGTATTTCATCAAGGATACCTCCGATCTGTTCGATATTATCAACTACATAAACGGGAAAGCCTAACCTCTCAAGCATCCTCTTTCTCTTTAGCTGAAGCGGCCTCGGCTTCTTCCCCGGTGCTTTCAGTTCCACGAATGCCATTTTCCCGTCCGGCATCAGGACGATGCGGTCAGGCACTCCATTCATACCGGGTGATACGAACTTCAGTGCCATGCCTTTCCGCTTTTTTGCTTCTTCTCTCAAATGTCTCTCTACTGTACTTTCTAGCAAAACCAGATACCTCCTTTGCCGATTGCGGTTGCCATATGCCTTTAACTCCTATACGCGCATATATACATGAATTGCTCTTTTTATCTTTATTTTTAATTCTCAACTGGATTTAATGGGAAACTGGGAAACTAAGAACCGCAACCCCTTATTTTCCAAGGTGTCAGCACGGTTTCCGACTACCGTTGCCCATCTGCATCTGGGAAACCCCGGAAACCGCCTAACGGGTTTCCTCTGGTTTCTCATCCATCCGCACAAAAGTCTTCTGCACTCCGTAAAGGGGGACTTTGGTCTTGCCCGTGGTATTGGAATCATACTTCTTCCATCCCCCGATCTTGTTTAAGATGCCTTCAATCTCATAGGAATCCGCCTTCTTTAAGTTCTGGCGCTCTTTGCCGAAGCACTCCACCCAGATCTCCATGATGCACACACGCTCACGCATGACCGTTCCTTTTACACCGACCGTCTCGAACTCTCCTCCGCCAAGGAATGCCCTTCTCTGGTAAATATCCATTGATGCCCAGTTATCCGGCAGCAGTCTGTCAAGGTAGTCCTGCACGATGCCCTCACGGTCATCCGACTCCATTGCCTCCTGCTGCATCTTGTACGCTTCCTCTGCCTCCGCACCTTTTAAGAACAGCTCCTCGCCTTCGTTATACAGATGGATTGCTTCTGCCCAGATCTGGTCGACACAGTCAAGCTCCCACGGGTGGTGTTTTCCTGTCCCCGGCACATGCACGGGCCAGAATCTTCTGTTTCCTGTCACGTCACGCAGGAATCCGCCCTCGGAGTTGGTGCTTCCCACGATGATGCACTTTCTCGGATGGGACTCTACATTGACTCCGTATGCCTGACGGAACTTATCATCCTGACGGGTGACAAAGGACTTTACTACCTCGACTTCCGTCTTGCGGATGCCGTTCATCTCACTGATCTCAAGTATCCAGTTTCCGAGCAGCTTCTCGGCAGCAGTCTTATCCCTCATATCCGAAATGGATAAGGAGTCCGAGAACCACTGCTTTCCAAGGATGGCAAAGAAGGTGGATTTTCCCATTCCCTGCGGACCGTTCAGCACGAGGATGGAGTCGAACTTTACTCCCGGCTTATAGATACGTGCTACCGCAGCCACCAGTGTCTTGCGGATGACCGCCCTTGTGTACGGTGAATCTTTCGCACCGAAATAGTCGATGAGCAGTGTATTGATACGCTCCTGTCCGTCCCAGTGAAGCGTTGCGAAATAATCCTTGATCGGATGGTAGAGCCTGTCGGATGACACTACGGCAAGCAGTGCATCCTTAAACTTGGTCGGTGACCAGATCCCGTACACCCTCTCGAAATACACTTTTGCATTTGCAAGGTCAGAGTCATTCCATCCGGGCTTTACCTGTTTCCACGGAAGCGGACCGATGACATCAATG
This genomic interval carries:
- a CDS encoding type II toxin-antitoxin system PemK/MazF family toxin; protein product: MCKRGDIYYVDFGEKAGSEQGGVRPALVVSNNKANKHSPVVTVIPLSARVWKKKYLPTHVQIPLKKSSGLNKPSMALAEQVETLDKTRLGERIGEVLDDVVMEQITVALQIQIGAYAEYN
- a CDS encoding DEAD/DEAH box helicase; protein product: MKYKAHDYQQYATDFIIEHPVSCLILDMGLGKTVITLTALWLLLFDYFEVRRILVIAPKRVAETTWPAEIKKWEHLYGMTFAVAMGTAEQRKEALLSGADVTIIGRDNVSWMTKNIFFDFDMVIIDELSSFKSPKAQRFKDLKKVRPMAKRVVGLTGTPGNLMDLWAEIGILDMGQRLGRYIGGYRDRFFLPDKRNREIIFSYKPREGAEEKIYELISDISISMKAVDYLDMPECVSNRVSVSMSESEQGLYDRMADEMILEYGEGQDIDAVNAAALSNKLQQMANGAVYDESGNVRNIHDRKLDALEDLIESANGKPLLVAYWFKHDRERILKRFPARDINTKKDIEDWNEGKIPVALIHPASAGHGLNLQEGGSTIVWFSLTWSLELYQQLNARLYRQGQKHTVIIEHLVTEGTVDEDILRAIEKKDTTQNAMIEAVKARIGGMTDDGRSNDEGI
- a CDS encoding VRR-NUC domain-containing protein, producing MLESTVERHLREEAKKRKGMALKFVSPGMNGVPDRIVLMPDGKMAFVELKAPGKKPRPLQLKRKRMLERLGFPVYVVDNIEQIGGILDEIQST
- a CDS encoding virulence-associated E family protein, whose protein sequence is MFVSIGNSRMDKKFNCTDMTYEDFVSRLSKTKYTAETMEQYRKMPKGQQDNIKDVGGFVLGKLKGGRRKKDCVISRSAITLDMDYGTQGIIDELEMFFDMKMVVYSTHKHTPEKPRLRIIIFLTRDVTPDEYGAVSRMLASDIGIELFDDSTYEPSRLMYWPSTSSDGEYMFQEIEGNEVDPDEVLSRYKDWHDVSAWPVSNRQSSIVQRDIKKQADPLSKDGLIGAFNRTYTVTQAIDKFIPDVYRHSRAIPGRYDYIPADSAAGVVVYDDLFVYSHHATDPCCGKLMNAFDVVRLHKFGDKDARAAEGTEPGKLPSFKAMQDFASADEEVKNTLARERQELAVQEFSAETDEDWQNKLALDRRGNIKDTLQNIALIIRNDENFKNIVYNEFKDTIDVIGPLPWKQVKPGWNDSDLANAKVYFERVYGIWSPTKFKDALLAVVSSDRLYHPIKDYFATLHWDGQERINTLLIDYFGAKDSPYTRAVIRKTLVAAVARIYKPGVKFDSILVLNGPQGMGKSTFFAILGKQWFSDSLSISDMRDKTAAEKLLGNWILEISEMNGIRKTEVEVVKSFVTRQDDKFRQAYGVNVESHPRKCIIVGSTNSEGGFLRDVTGNRRFWPVHVPGTGKHHPWELDCVDQIWAEAIHLYNEGEELFLKGAEAEEAYKMQQEAMESDDREGIVQDYLDRLLPDNWASMDIYQRRAFLGGGEFETVGVKGTVMRERVCIMEIWVECFGKERQNLKKADSYEIEGILNKIGGWKKYDSNTTGKTKVPLYGVQKTFVRMDEKPEETR